A stretch of Crossiella cryophila DNA encodes these proteins:
- a CDS encoding alpha/beta fold hydrolase, translated as MSAATPIPEHVSVWAELADLDHTLRHVEVPLGTGTVRTRVLQAGAGPELVLLHGTGGHLEAYARDLTGLARDFRVTVYDMVGHGWSALPDQPYTIDVLAEHLVSLLDVLDIEHAHLSGESLGGWVAAWTAAHYPERVDRLVLNTPGNIANKPEVMHRLRESTMAAVLDPSADTVRRRVEFLFHHKEMVTEELVNLRRQVYSRPGFVQAITNTLVLQDPLVRKDFAWDPSWVSRVHAPTLLLWTSHDPTGGLDEAELLLGWLPDARLHVIQDAGHWPQWEKVGEFLDVHRTWLLLGKDPS; from the coding sequence GTGAGCGCTGCCACGCCGATCCCCGAGCACGTCAGCGTCTGGGCCGAACTGGCCGATCTGGACCACACCCTGCGGCACGTCGAGGTCCCCCTGGGCACGGGCACCGTGCGCACCAGGGTCCTGCAGGCGGGCGCGGGCCCGGAACTGGTGCTGCTGCACGGCACCGGCGGGCACCTGGAGGCATACGCCCGCGACCTGACCGGTCTGGCCAGGGACTTCCGGGTGACGGTCTATGACATGGTGGGTCACGGCTGGTCGGCACTGCCCGACCAGCCCTACACCATCGACGTGCTGGCCGAGCACCTCGTGTCCCTGCTGGACGTGCTCGACATCGAGCACGCGCACCTCTCCGGCGAATCCCTGGGTGGCTGGGTGGCCGCCTGGACCGCAGCGCACTACCCGGAGCGGGTGGACCGGCTGGTGCTCAACACCCCCGGCAACATCGCCAACAAGCCCGAGGTGATGCACCGGCTGCGGGAGAGCACGATGGCCGCGGTGCTGGACCCGAGTGCGGACACGGTGCGCCGCCGGGTGGAGTTCCTGTTCCACCACAAGGAGATGGTCACCGAGGAGCTGGTGAACCTGCGCCGCCAGGTCTACTCCCGGCCCGGCTTCGTGCAGGCCATCACCAACACCCTGGTCCTCCAGGATCCCTTGGTGCGCAAGGACTTCGCCTGGGACCCGTCCTGGGTCTCCCGGGTGCACGCGCCGACCCTGTTGCTGTGGACCAGCCACGACCCCACCGGCGGCCTGGACGAGGCCGAGTTGCTGCTGGGCTGGCTGCCCGACGCCCGCCTGCACGTGATCCAGGACGCCGGGCACTGGCCGCAGTGGGAGAAGGTCGGCGAATTCCTCGACGTCCACCGCACCTGGCTGCTGCTCGGAAAGGACCCCTCCTGA
- a CDS encoding cupin domain-containing protein, with the protein MATSGPAFNMADFLAGITHAVAPGGQRPLVVHDEDLDTIPPGSVPNPTTLRIAGTLPTATFELFRQVIPAGESSDMQRHYHETVHFVLSGEGHSEIEGEAEPVTWRTGSFVYTPPWAWHRHHNGSATEPVEFLTIENSRLLGLFGLARRQSAGLVTLAEAKARFDHQEDT; encoded by the coding sequence ATGGCCACTTCCGGCCCCGCCTTCAACATGGCCGACTTCCTCGCGGGCATCACGCACGCGGTCGCCCCCGGCGGCCAGCGCCCACTGGTCGTGCACGACGAGGACCTCGACACCATCCCGCCCGGCTCGGTGCCCAACCCCACCACGCTGCGCATCGCGGGCACCCTGCCCACCGCCACGTTCGAGTTGTTCCGCCAGGTGATCCCGGCCGGGGAAAGCTCGGACATGCAGCGGCACTACCACGAGACCGTGCACTTCGTGCTGTCCGGCGAAGGCCACAGCGAGATCGAGGGCGAGGCCGAGCCCGTCACCTGGCGCACCGGCTCGTTCGTCTACACCCCGCCGTGGGCCTGGCACCGCCACCACAACGGCTCCGCCACCGAACCGGTGGAGTTCCTGACCATCGAGAACTCCCGGCTGCTCGGCCTGTTCGGGCTCGCCCGCAGGCAGAGCGCCGGACTCGTCACCCTCGCCGAGGCCAAGGCCCGGTTCGACCACCAGGAGGACACGTGA
- a CDS encoding SDR family oxidoreductase, with the protein MTENNQSTVERTALVGGGAGGIGAATAAALLAAGHRVVLAGRTGHTLAATAAALGGGVDHLVCDLADPAAATAAVAEVRARHGSLDVLVVNAGGPAPGRILAIADDQWHHNLDLLVLGPLALLRAALPPMAKRGFGRVVVIGSTAVRQPQPGLAASTVLRSAMTAAAKLAAREYAHRGVTVNTVAPGATDTPRRLAVLRARARAAGLDLATAITQDQAEIPAARAADPAEIAAAVAYLASPAAGYVNGTVLTVDGGRTEHPG; encoded by the coding sequence GTGACGGAGAACAACCAGTCCACTGTGGAACGCACCGCGCTGGTCGGCGGCGGCGCGGGCGGGATCGGCGCGGCCACCGCGGCCGCGTTGCTGGCCGCCGGGCACCGGGTCGTGCTGGCCGGGCGCACCGGGCACACCCTCGCCGCGACCGCCGCGGCCCTGGGCGGCGGTGTGGACCACCTGGTGTGCGACCTGGCCGACCCGGCGGCCGCGACCGCCGCCGTGGCCGAGGTGCGGGCCAGGCACGGCTCGCTCGACGTGCTCGTGGTCAACGCGGGCGGCCCGGCGCCCGGCCGGATCCTGGCCATCGCCGACGACCAGTGGCACCACAACCTGGACCTGCTGGTACTCGGCCCGCTCGCCCTACTGCGGGCCGCGCTGCCGCCGATGGCCAAGCGGGGTTTCGGCCGGGTGGTGGTGATCGGCTCCACCGCGGTCCGCCAGCCGCAACCGGGCCTGGCCGCCTCCACCGTGCTGCGCTCGGCGATGACCGCGGCGGCCAAGCTCGCCGCCCGCGAGTACGCCCACCGCGGCGTCACGGTCAACACCGTCGCCCCCGGGGCCACCGACACCCCGCGCCGCCTGGCGGTGCTGCGGGCCAGGGCCCGGGCCGCGGGCCTCGACCTGGCCACCGCGATCACCCAGGACCAGGCCGAGATCCCGGCGGCGCGGGCAGCCGATCCGGCGGAGATCGCCGCCGCGGTCGCGTACCTGGCCTCGCCGGCGGCAGGCTACGTCAACGGCACCGTGCTCACCGTCGACGGCGGCCGCACCGAGCACCCCGGGTGA
- a CDS encoding IclR family transcriptional regulator translates to MSPTRRDSAAEVAGGSLERAAALLDAFDADHRELGLAELVRRSGLPRSTTHRTAARMIQLGWLDKQGERYRIGNRLFELSGLVPVRRELREAVLPFLQDLYAAARTTVQLGVLDGAQVLVVEKISGHRPMPMLDQVGGNIPAHCSGLGRAILAYSDEQTFETVVAAGLHRRTPRTISSPTALRRELAAIPDRGWAYDREEGIVGISCVAAPIFDAVGGVVAALSVTGPSAVVLPERIGPAVRMAAAAASRAYSSRRWAGP, encoded by the coding sequence ATGAGTCCCACTCGCCGGGACTCCGCGGCCGAGGTGGCCGGTGGTTCGCTGGAACGCGCCGCCGCGCTGCTGGACGCCTTCGACGCCGACCACCGCGAACTCGGCCTGGCCGAACTGGTGCGCCGTTCGGGCCTGCCGCGCTCGACCACGCACCGCACCGCGGCCCGGATGATCCAGCTCGGCTGGCTGGACAAGCAGGGCGAGCGGTACCGGATCGGCAACCGGCTCTTCGAGCTGTCCGGGCTGGTGCCGGTGCGGCGCGAACTGCGTGAGGCGGTGCTGCCGTTCCTGCAGGACCTCTACGCGGCGGCCCGGACCACGGTGCAGCTCGGCGTGCTCGACGGCGCCCAGGTGCTGGTGGTGGAGAAGATCTCCGGGCACCGCCCGATGCCGATGTTGGACCAGGTAGGGGGCAACATCCCGGCGCACTGCTCCGGCCTGGGCCGGGCCATCCTGGCCTACTCCGACGAGCAGACCTTCGAGACCGTGGTGGCCGCCGGACTGCACCGGCGCACCCCGCGCACGATCAGCAGCCCGACCGCGTTGCGCCGGGAACTGGCCGCCATCCCGGACCGGGGCTGGGCCTATGACCGGGAGGAGGGCATCGTCGGCATCAGCTGCGTGGCCGCGCCGATCTTCGACGCGGTCGGCGGCGTGGTGGCGGCGCTGTCGGTCACCGGTCCCAGCGCGGTCGTGCTGCCCGAACGGATCGGGCCCGCGGTGCGGATGGCCGCGGCGGCGGCCAGCCGGGCCTACTCCAGCAGGCGCTGGGCCGGGCCGTGA
- a CDS encoding flavin-containing monooxygenase, with the protein MRVAIIGAGVAGLTTAKVLLAAGHEILVFDRTPDVGGVWSRTRRYPGLTTQSPKAQYSFTDFPMPRHLPEWPTGAQVQEYLESYVAEFGLEPSLRLAATVEAVVQDGDAWAVTTRSAAGTSTATFDRVVVANGVFCEPSVPEFPGRAEFAAVGGRLLAGSDFHDVDQALGRHVLVVGYGKSACDVTVPISKVAASTDVIARQLLWKVPRKIAGVVNFKMLLLTRMGEALFRYRWLRGFEKFLHGPGNRLRRALLNSLGTVSVRQFGLKRHDLVPGGRMEDIVKGAIGLATEGFFEGVAAGAIKVRRDQTITSLGERDGRPVAELADGSVLPADLVVCATGFTQGVPFLTESVQQRLFDERGNFLLYRQIQPLEVPGLYLNGYNSSFFSPLNAEMAALWIAADLAGALTLPDVATRRADVLGQLAFMDEATDTHHCRGTKIIPFSMRNVDEVLGDLGVQIPSRVRATHWLNPVAPAAYRALTPALLQRLAAPETAARVTL; encoded by the coding sequence ATGCGGGTCGCGATCATCGGCGCCGGGGTCGCCGGACTCACTACCGCCAAGGTTCTGCTGGCAGCGGGCCACGAGATCCTGGTCTTCGACCGGACCCCCGATGTCGGCGGGGTGTGGAGCCGCACCCGCCGCTATCCCGGTCTCACCACCCAGAGCCCCAAGGCGCAGTACTCCTTCACCGACTTCCCGATGCCCCGGCACCTGCCGGAGTGGCCGACCGGCGCCCAGGTGCAGGAGTACCTGGAGTCCTATGTGGCCGAATTCGGACTCGAACCGAGCCTGCGGCTGGCGGCCACGGTGGAGGCGGTCGTCCAGGACGGTGATGCCTGGGCGGTGACCACCCGGTCGGCGGCCGGGACCAGCACCGCGACCTTCGACCGGGTGGTGGTGGCCAACGGCGTGTTCTGCGAGCCCTCGGTGCCCGAGTTCCCCGGCCGCGCCGAGTTCGCCGCCGTGGGTGGGCGGCTGCTGGCCGGTTCGGATTTCCACGACGTCGACCAAGCCCTCGGTAGGCACGTGCTGGTGGTCGGCTACGGCAAGTCGGCGTGCGATGTGACCGTGCCGATCAGCAAGGTCGCGGCCAGCACCGACGTGATCGCCCGGCAGCTGCTGTGGAAGGTGCCGCGCAAGATCGCCGGGGTGGTGAACTTCAAGATGCTGTTGCTGACCAGGATGGGCGAGGCGTTGTTCCGCTATCGCTGGTTGCGCGGCTTCGAGAAGTTCCTGCACGGCCCCGGCAACCGGCTGCGCCGCGCACTGCTGAACTCCCTTGGCACGGTCTCGGTGCGCCAGTTCGGGCTCAAACGGCACGACCTGGTGCCGGGCGGGCGGATGGAGGACATCGTCAAGGGCGCGATCGGCCTGGCCACCGAGGGCTTCTTCGAGGGCGTGGCCGCGGGTGCGATCAAGGTGCGCCGCGACCAGACCATCACCAGCCTCGGCGAGCGGGACGGCAGGCCGGTCGCCGAACTCGCCGACGGTTCGGTGCTGCCCGCCGACCTGGTCGTCTGCGCCACCGGCTTCACCCAGGGCGTGCCCTTCCTGACCGAGTCCGTGCAGCAGCGGCTCTTCGACGAGCGCGGCAACTTCCTGCTGTACCGCCAGATCCAGCCCCTCGAAGTGCCCGGCCTGTACCTCAACGGCTACAACTCCTCCTTCTTCAGCCCGCTCAACGCCGAGATGGCCGCCCTGTGGATCGCCGCCGACCTGGCGGGTGCGCTCACCCTGCCGGACGTGGCGACCCGGCGGGCCGATGTGCTCGGCCAGCTCGCCTTCATGGACGAGGCCACCGACACCCACCACTGCCGCGGCACCAAGATCATCCCGTTCTCCATGCGCAACGTGGACGAGGTGCTCGGCGACCTCGGCGTGCAGATCCCCAGCCGGGTCCGCGCCACGCACTGGCTGAACCCGGTGGCGCCCGCGGCCTACCGCGCGCTGACCCCCGCCCTGCTCCAGCGCCTGGCCGCGCCGGAGACCGCCGCCCGCGTCACGCTCTGA
- a CDS encoding cupin domain-containing protein, with protein sequence MDTNGNAETTTRSAQHVCRSGEGVDVGAIGLGIKVRLTGADTGGAYSLFEYIVPPGLGGPPTHIHSREDELFTCVQGRVRVVLDGVEHVLGQGDSLLMPRGVPHVFSNPFEEETRIVAVVSPPGLENYYRELSELPPGPRDMALVAQVMARHGLSLQR encoded by the coding sequence ATGGACACCAACGGGAACGCCGAGACGACCACCCGGTCGGCACAGCACGTCTGCCGCTCCGGCGAGGGCGTCGACGTGGGCGCGATCGGCCTGGGCATCAAGGTCCGCCTGACCGGAGCCGACACCGGGGGCGCGTACTCGCTGTTCGAGTACATCGTGCCGCCGGGACTGGGCGGCCCGCCCACGCACATCCACAGCCGCGAGGACGAGCTGTTCACCTGTGTGCAGGGCCGGGTCCGGGTGGTACTCGACGGAGTGGAACACGTGCTGGGGCAAGGGGATTCGCTGCTGATGCCGCGCGGGGTGCCGCACGTGTTCAGCAACCCGTTCGAGGAGGAGACCCGGATCGTCGCGGTGGTCTCCCCGCCCGGCCTGGAGAACTACTACCGCGAGCTGAGCGAACTGCCGCCCGGCCCGCGCGACATGGCCCTGGTGGCGCAGGTGATGGCCCGCCACGGCCTGTCCCTGCAACGATGA
- a CDS encoding nuclear transport factor 2 family protein, with translation MSRARYEAMVHAMCAAVDAGDAAAFGAWFAEDATYTFANNPALTGRAAIVEATAGAAGVLPWVRHVVEQVAVVGQQLFCRFTIKTEAPGGGELALPCVTVIWLDGDRIVDYRVHMDLSPAVGVRAG, from the coding sequence ATGAGCAGGGCCAGGTACGAGGCGATGGTGCACGCGATGTGCGCCGCGGTGGACGCCGGTGACGCCGCGGCCTTCGGCGCCTGGTTCGCCGAGGACGCCACCTACACCTTCGCCAACAACCCTGCCCTGACCGGCCGGGCCGCCATCGTCGAGGCCACCGCGGGCGCGGCGGGTGTGCTGCCGTGGGTGCGGCATGTGGTCGAACAGGTCGCGGTGGTGGGGCAGCAGTTGTTCTGCCGCTTCACCATCAAGACCGAGGCGCCCGGCGGCGGCGAGCTGGCACTGCCGTGTGTGACGGTGATCTGGCTGGACGGGGACCGGATCGTGGACTACCGGGTGCACATGGACCTCAGCCCGGCAGTGGGCGTCAGAGCGGGTTGA
- a CDS encoding VOC family protein has translation MACRISELVLGCHDPEVLARFWCAVLDFVVLDTEDDGSIEIGPREGFGGAQPTLVLSRQDEPEQGRSRLHIDVNATDRDRDAELARLLALGARPAEVGQTGQEQWHVLLDPEGNEFCLLKARLNPL, from the coding sequence ATGGCCTGTCGGATCAGTGAACTCGTGCTCGGTTGTCACGATCCCGAGGTGCTGGCGCGATTCTGGTGCGCGGTCCTGGACTTCGTCGTGCTCGATACCGAGGACGACGGCTCGATCGAGATCGGGCCGAGGGAGGGCTTCGGCGGGGCGCAGCCGACGCTGGTCCTCAGCCGCCAGGACGAGCCGGAGCAGGGCAGGTCCCGGCTGCACATCGACGTCAACGCCACCGACCGCGATCGGGACGCCGAGCTGGCCCGCCTGCTGGCGCTCGGCGCCCGCCCGGCCGAGGTCGGGCAGACCGGCCAGGAGCAGTGGCACGTCCTGCTCGACCCGGAGGGCAACGAGTTCTGCCTGCTCAAAGCCCGTCTCAACCCGCTCTGA
- a CDS encoding FAD-dependent monooxygenase — MGLLIIVLVTLTALLLRRLWAKLTRTPLPVVTARPGRTGAVRRFLDGLGKAKQPPRTAPVLTAPEVDRWRRAAESARRPRQPQSTVDCEVLVVGAGPSGLMTAALLLRQGVKVRIVDTNAGPATESRAFAVQARTIELFHSLGLAEELSRRGVVTTGIRFHIKGREVGGLDFDRSKAAGTPYQHILMAPQAEVEELLLHDLARHGLTVERGTRLDSLTQTGAEVTAHLIRDGHPEPELAISCRYLIGADGAHSAVRKGLGLAFDGDRYAQRYLLADCRVEWPFDHAHFRVFMNRERIGLFLPLHGATTSRVMTTDLSTEDGARGPLSLAHLQEELRAAMGVPVTLSDPVWTSRYQAHLRQVADYRLGRCFLVGDAAHIHSPAGGQGLNTGLQDAANLAWKLAAVLRTGADPALLESYSRERHPVGVQVLKFSDRLYKFAAGLRGRRARLRDAVGPFLLGRMSAAPLPHRKSFARISQLGLAYPPSAYNVNELLYSLKGPLAGTRAPDARINQGRQLFDLLRDYRLRVVALSRVHLTEPEIAAHTAQLRSIADFGGGLATHLIGRVAGRRDDRVEQADNVQVFEHYGLTEPDSQALYVIRPDGHIAWRMDTIDYDACRRFLATLHGGIAACEDYRQDQAA; from the coding sequence GTGGGACTGCTGATCATCGTGCTGGTCACCCTGACCGCCCTGCTGCTCCGCCGCCTCTGGGCGAAGCTCACCCGGACCCCGCTGCCGGTGGTCACCGCGCGCCCCGGCCGGACCGGGGCGGTACGCCGGTTCCTGGACGGCCTCGGCAAGGCCAAGCAACCTCCCCGGACCGCCCCGGTGCTCACCGCGCCGGAGGTGGACCGCTGGCGGCGGGCCGCCGAATCCGCCCGGCGACCGCGACAACCACAGTCCACAGTGGACTGCGAGGTGCTCGTGGTCGGCGCGGGCCCGAGCGGGCTGATGACCGCGGCACTGCTGCTCCGGCAGGGCGTCAAGGTGCGCATCGTCGATACGAACGCCGGTCCGGCCACCGAATCCCGGGCGTTCGCCGTGCAGGCCCGCACCATCGAACTCTTCCACAGCCTCGGCCTGGCCGAGGAGCTGTCCCGCCGCGGCGTGGTCACCACCGGCATCCGCTTCCACATCAAGGGCCGCGAGGTCGGCGGTCTCGACTTCGACCGCTCGAAGGCGGCCGGCACGCCGTACCAGCACATCCTGATGGCCCCGCAGGCCGAGGTGGAGGAACTGCTGCTGCACGACCTGGCCCGGCACGGCCTGACCGTCGAACGCGGCACCCGCCTGGACTCCCTCACCCAGACCGGCGCCGAGGTCACCGCCCACCTGATCCGGGACGGCCACCCCGAGCCAGAGCTGGCCATCAGCTGCCGCTACCTCATCGGCGCGGACGGCGCGCACAGCGCGGTACGCAAGGGTTTGGGCCTGGCCTTCGACGGCGACCGGTACGCCCAGCGCTACCTGCTCGCCGACTGCCGGGTGGAATGGCCGTTCGACCACGCGCACTTCCGGGTCTTCATGAACCGCGAACGGATCGGTCTGTTCCTGCCCCTGCACGGTGCCACCACCTCCAGGGTGATGACCACCGACCTGTCCACTGAGGACGGTGCACGCGGCCCGCTGTCCCTGGCCCACCTGCAGGAGGAACTGCGCGCGGCCATGGGGGTGCCGGTCACGTTGAGCGATCCGGTGTGGACCAGCCGGTACCAGGCACACCTGCGCCAGGTGGCGGACTACCGGCTGGGCCGCTGTTTCCTGGTCGGCGACGCCGCGCACATCCACTCCCCCGCCGGCGGCCAGGGCCTCAACACCGGCCTGCAGGACGCGGCCAACCTGGCCTGGAAACTGGCCGCCGTACTGCGCACCGGCGCGGACCCGGCCCTGCTGGAGAGCTACAGCCGGGAACGGCACCCGGTCGGCGTGCAGGTGCTCAAATTCTCCGACCGGCTCTACAAGTTCGCCGCCGGATTACGCGGCCGGCGGGCCCGGCTGCGCGATGCGGTCGGCCCGTTCCTGCTCGGCCGGATGTCGGCCGCACCACTGCCGCACCGCAAATCCTTCGCCAGGATCTCCCAGCTCGGTCTGGCCTACCCGCCCAGCGCCTACAACGTCAACGAGCTGCTGTACTCCCTCAAGGGCCCGCTCGCCGGCACCCGCGCCCCGGACGCCCGGATCAACCAGGGACGGCAGCTGTTCGACCTGCTCCGCGACTACCGGCTGCGGGTGGTGGCCCTCTCCCGCGTGCACCTCACCGAACCCGAGATCGCCGCGCACACCGCCCAGCTGCGCAGCATCGCCGACTTCGGCGGCGGCCTGGCCACCCACCTGATCGGCCGGGTGGCCGGACGGCGGGACGACCGGGTCGAGCAGGCCGACAACGTCCAGGTCTTCGAGCACTACGGCCTGACCGAACCGGACTCGCAGGCGCTCTACGTGATCCGCCCGGACGGCCACATCGCCTGGCGGATGGACACCATCGACTACGACGCCTGCCGCCGCTTCCTGGCCACCCTGCACGGCGGAATAGCGGCCTGCGAGGACTACCGCCAGGACCAAGCTGCCTGA
- a CDS encoding putative quinol monooxygenase, with product MSDRVIALPEPDADETGPYAHLGFAKARPGSAERVEELILGLAGPLRAAPGAIEFHVHRDRQEPDLFVIYEVFRSREDLAEHLAQPHTQEFIQAIQPHVEGPLRQQFLRMCSTLPAQPVGRE from the coding sequence ATGAGCGACCGGGTGATCGCCCTGCCGGAACCGGATGCCGACGAGACCGGGCCGTACGCCCACCTCGGCTTCGCCAAGGCCCGGCCGGGGAGCGCGGAGCGGGTGGAGGAGCTGATCCTCGGGCTGGCCGGGCCGTTGCGCGCGGCGCCGGGAGCCATCGAGTTCCACGTGCACCGGGACCGCCAGGAGCCGGACCTGTTCGTCATCTACGAGGTCTTCCGCAGCCGGGAGGACCTGGCCGAGCACCTGGCCCAGCCGCACACCCAGGAGTTCATCCAGGCGATCCAGCCGCACGTCGAGGGCCCGCTGCGGCAGCAGTTCCTGCGCATGTGCAGCACGCTTCCCGCCCAACCGGTCGGTAGGGAGTGA